One genomic window of Panicum hallii strain FIL2 chromosome 6, PHallii_v3.1, whole genome shotgun sequence includes the following:
- the LOC112897784 gene encoding cytochrome b561 and DOMON domain-containing protein At5g47530-like — protein MAAAGTAPRRLSASSAIVSLAIVLAAVATCSSLGAEAAACSSHTFSGNGGGGGRLYASCADLPRLGAALHYNYTAATNTVSVAFRAPQGEDDGWVAWGINPSGRAGMVGTNAVVAFRRANGTLAAYPTVLESYAPSMAPSTPGDLAFPVSGVAAEHEAEGKEMVVYATVALPAGKGSKFTHVWQKGSAVVNDVPAAHPTTGDNVLSTATIDFSD, from the coding sequence ATGGCTGCAGCCGGCACTGCTCCGCGTCGCTTATCCGCTAGCAGCGCCATCGTCTCTCTCGCCATCGTCCTCGCAGCCGTCGCCACCTGCTCGTCGTTGGGCGCGGAAGCGGCGGCGTGCTCGAGCCACACCTTCtcgggcaacggcggcggcggcggccgcctctACGCGTCGTGCGCGGACCTGCCGCGCCTCGGGGCCGCGCTGCACTACAACTACACGGCCGCCACCAACACCGTCTCCGTCGCGTTCCGGGCGCCGCAGGGCGAGGACGACGGGTGGGTGGCGTGGGGGATCAACCCCAGCGGCCGCGCCGGCATGGTCGGCACCAACGCCGTGGTGGCGTTCCGGCGCGCCAACGGCACCCTCGCCGCGTACCCGACCGTGCTCGAGAGCTACGCGCCGTCCATGGCACCCTCCACACCCGGGGACCTGGCGTTCCCGGTGTCAGGCGTCGCGGCGGAGCACGAAGCGGAGgggaaggagatggtggtgtaCGCCACGGTGGCGCTGCCGGCCGGGAAGGGGAGCAAGTTCACCCACGTGTGGCAGAAGGGGAGCGCGGTCGTGAACGATGTGCCGGCGGCGCACCCCACCACCGGGGACAACGTGCTCTCCACCGCCACCATCGATTTCAGCGATTGA